The Pseudomonas wenzhouensis genome has a segment encoding these proteins:
- the ispF gene encoding 2-C-methyl-D-erythritol 2,4-cyclodiphosphate synthase, translating to MRIGHGYDVHRFGEGDFIILGGVRISHKFGLVAHSDGDVLLHALSDALLGAVALGDIGKHFPDTDPTFKGADSRALLRHVMGLVRGKGYAVGNVDATIIAQAPKMAPHIDTMRERIAEDLGVELDQVNVKATTTEKLGFTGREEGIAVHAVALLVKA from the coding sequence ATGCGTATCGGTCATGGCTATGACGTACACCGCTTCGGCGAAGGCGATTTCATCATCCTCGGCGGCGTGCGTATTTCCCATAAATTCGGTCTTGTTGCTCACTCCGACGGTGACGTGCTGTTGCACGCGCTGAGCGATGCCCTGCTCGGCGCGGTGGCGCTGGGTGATATCGGCAAGCACTTTCCTGATACCGATCCGACCTTCAAGGGCGCTGACAGTCGTGCGCTGCTGCGCCATGTGATGGGCCTGGTGCGGGGCAAGGGCTACGCGGTGGGCAATGTCGACGCCACCATCATCGCTCAGGCGCCGAAGATGGCGCCGCATATCGACACGATGCGCGAGCGCATCGCCGAGGATCTCGGTGTTGAACTGGATCAGGTCAACGTCAAGGCCACCACCACCGAGAAGCTCGGCTTCACCGGGCGTGAGGAAGGTATCGCGGTGCACGCCGTCGCCTTGCTGGTCAAGGCATGA
- the truD gene encoding tRNA pseudouridine(13) synthase TruD encodes MNELQLLGPRAHGEACGRAVLKATAEDFQVDEVLDIPLTGQGEHLWLWVEKRGLNTEEAARRIARAAGLPLKAVSYAGLKDRQALTRQWFSLHLPGKADPDLAAAQSDDLLILRSQRHNRKLQRGAHSANGFTLRLTALEAERDALEQRLQRIAGQGVPNYFGLQRFGFDGGNVLQACDFASRLELPVQRNLRSRLLSSARSYLFNQVLAKRVAAGTWNQAQIGDLLAFTSSRSFFMAGEAECIDPRLAILDLHPTGPLWGDGPLPTAGVTRQLEQEVADEAAQLVQWLIRADMAHERRILRLPIQSLTWHYPEPDILQLAFVLPAGCFATVVVREVLDLVPAGQTDTPCEF; translated from the coding sequence ATGAACGAGCTGCAACTGCTGGGGCCGCGTGCCCATGGCGAAGCCTGTGGACGCGCCGTGCTCAAGGCCACGGCCGAAGATTTCCAGGTCGATGAGGTGCTCGATATTCCACTCACGGGGCAGGGCGAGCACCTCTGGCTGTGGGTGGAGAAACGTGGCCTGAATACCGAAGAGGCGGCACGACGTATTGCCCGTGCTGCCGGCTTGCCGCTCAAGGCGGTCAGTTATGCGGGGCTCAAGGATCGCCAGGCGCTGACTCGTCAGTGGTTCAGCCTGCACTTGCCGGGCAAGGCCGATCCCGACCTGGCAGCCGCGCAGAGTGATGATCTGCTCATCCTGCGCAGCCAGCGGCACAACCGCAAGCTGCAGCGCGGTGCGCATTCGGCCAATGGTTTCACCCTGCGCCTGACCGCTCTGGAAGCAGAGCGCGATGCTCTGGAACAGCGCCTGCAGCGTATCGCCGGGCAAGGCGTGCCCAATTACTTCGGCTTGCAGCGTTTCGGCTTCGACGGCGGTAACGTGCTGCAGGCGTGCGATTTCGCCTCGCGCCTGGAGTTGCCGGTACAGCGCAACCTGCGTTCGCGCCTGCTCTCTTCGGCACGCAGCTACCTGTTCAATCAGGTGCTGGCCAAGCGCGTGGCGGCGGGCACCTGGAACCAGGCGCAGATCGGTGACTTGCTGGCCTTCACCAGCAGCCGCAGTTTCTTCATGGCTGGCGAGGCCGAGTGCATTGACCCGCGCCTGGCCATTCTTGACCTGCATCCAACCGGCCCGCTGTGGGGTGACGGGCCTTTGCCGACTGCTGGTGTGACCCGACAGCTGGAGCAGGAAGTAGCCGATGAGGCCGCGCAACTGGTGCAATGGCTGATCAGGGCGGACATGGCGCACGAACGGCGCATTCTGCGCCTCCCCATTCAGAGCCTTACGTGGCATTATCCCGAGCCCGATATTCTGCAACTTGCATTCGTCCTGCCGGCCGGGTGTTTCGCCACCGTAGTGGTGCGCGAAGTGCTCGATCTGGTGCCAGCAGGGCAGACGGATACTCCATGCGAATTCTGA
- the surE gene encoding 5'/3'-nucleotidase SurE, whose protein sequence is MRILISNDDGVNAPGIAALHQALADYAECVVIAPGEDKSGASSALTLDRPLHPMVLANGYISLNGTPTDCVHLGLNGLFEQTPDMVVSGINLGANLGDDVLYSGTVAAALEGRFLSKPAFAFSLLSRLPDNLPTAAYFARKLVEAHERLELPPRTVLNVNVPNLPLEHIRGVQLTRLGHRARAAAPVKVVNPRGKEGYWIAAAGDVEDGSQGTDFHAVMQGYVSITPLRLDRTFNEALDTMDGWLEGIF, encoded by the coding sequence ATGCGAATTCTGATTTCCAACGATGACGGGGTGAACGCACCCGGCATCGCTGCGTTGCACCAGGCGCTGGCTGACTATGCCGAGTGCGTGGTGATCGCCCCTGGCGAAGACAAGAGCGGTGCCAGCAGTGCGCTGACGCTCGATCGTCCGCTGCATCCCATGGTCCTGGCCAATGGCTATATCAGCCTCAATGGCACGCCAACCGATTGCGTGCACCTGGGGCTAAACGGTCTGTTCGAGCAAACGCCGGACATGGTCGTCTCCGGTATCAACCTGGGCGCCAACCTCGGCGATGACGTGCTCTATTCCGGCACCGTTGCCGCCGCGCTGGAAGGGCGTTTTCTGAGCAAGCCGGCGTTCGCCTTTTCGCTGCTCTCGCGTCTGCCCGACAATCTGCCGACTGCGGCCTATTTCGCCCGCAAGTTGGTGGAGGCACATGAGCGCCTCGAACTGCCGCCGCGTACCGTGCTCAATGTCAACGTACCGAATCTGCCGCTGGAGCATATCCGTGGCGTGCAGCTGACCCGTCTCGGTCACCGCGCGCGCGCGGCGGCGCCGGTCAAGGTGGTCAACCCGCGTGGCAAGGAAGGCTACTGGATCGCAGCAGCCGGTGATGTCGAGGATGGCAGCCAGGGCACCGATTTTCATGCCGTGATGCAAGGTTATGTATCGATCACGCCATTACGGCTCGATCGCACGTTCAATGAGGCGCTCGACACTATGGATGGCTGGTTGGAGGGCATCTTCTGA
- a CDS encoding protein-L-isoaspartate(D-aspartate) O-methyltransferase, whose protein sequence is MTSQRTRERLIQRLYEEGLSNARVLEVIRRTPRHLFVDEALAHRAYEDTALPIGHNQTISQPYMVGRMTELLLAAGPLDKVLEIGTGSGYQTAVLAQLVERVFSVERIQVLQERAKERLAELNLRNVVFRWGDGWEGWNALGPYNGIIVTAAAAQVPQALLDQLAPGGRLVIPVGSGDVQQLLLIVREDDGFSRHVLDAVRFVPLLNGPLA, encoded by the coding sequence ATGACCTCGCAGCGCACCCGTGAACGCTTGATCCAGCGCCTCTATGAGGAAGGGCTGTCCAACGCGCGGGTACTGGAAGTGATCCGCCGTACGCCGCGCCATCTGTTCGTCGATGAGGCGCTGGCGCACCGGGCCTATGAAGACACCGCGCTGCCCATCGGCCATAACCAGACCATCTCCCAGCCTTATATGGTCGGGCGCATGACCGAGCTGCTGCTGGCAGCCGGCCCGCTGGACAAGGTACTGGAAATCGGCACCGGCTCCGGCTACCAGACGGCCGTGCTGGCACAACTGGTGGAGCGGGTGTTCTCGGTCGAGCGCATTCAGGTGCTGCAGGAGCGTGCCAAGGAGCGTTTGGCCGAACTCAATCTGCGCAACGTGGTCTTTCGCTGGGGTGATGGCTGGGAGGGCTGGAATGCGCTCGGTCCGTACAACGGCATCATCGTCACCGCTGCTGCCGCGCAGGTACCGCAGGCCTTGCTCGATCAACTGGCGCCTGGCGGGCGCCTGGTCATCCCGGTCGGCAGTGGTGATGTACAGCAGTTGTTGCTGATCGTGCGTGAGGACGACGGTTTCTCCCGTCATGTGCTCGATGCGGTGCGCTTCGTACCCTTACTCAATGGGCCATTGGCCTGA
- a CDS encoding DUF368 domain-containing protein, whose product MKKYFLLYAKGLAMGAADVVPGVSGGTIAFISGIYDELLRSIARVPEATLSLLQGRIKDAWQMANATFLLVLLCGIMTSILSFARLITYLMAQHPIPLWSFFFGLILVSTYVVGREIGRWNWTRVLSFVLGLAFAYWITVAAPMQWGSDLPTLFLAGAIAICAMILPGISGSFILLLLGLYSVVLGAVKELDLLVLAVFASGCLVGILSFARLLSWLLSRWRDLSLAFLTGLMLGSLNKVWPWKEVVSWRLDSKGEQVPLLESNLLPGQFADISGQDPQLLLAVVLAVGGIALVLGLEWLASRLSADSARDQ is encoded by the coding sequence ATGAAGAAATATTTCCTGCTCTATGCCAAGGGCCTGGCCATGGGCGCTGCTGATGTCGTGCCGGGTGTCTCCGGCGGTACCATCGCTTTCATCAGCGGTATCTACGACGAGTTGTTGCGTTCCATTGCCCGTGTTCCTGAGGCGACGCTGTCATTGCTGCAGGGGCGTATCAAGGATGCCTGGCAGATGGCCAATGCAACCTTCCTGCTGGTGCTGCTCTGCGGCATCATGACCAGCATTCTTTCGTTTGCACGCCTGATTACCTACCTGATGGCGCAGCATCCGATCCCCCTGTGGTCGTTCTTCTTCGGCTTGATTCTGGTGTCCACTTACGTGGTAGGGCGGGAAATCGGTCGCTGGAACTGGACCCGGGTGCTGAGCTTTGTCCTTGGGCTGGCATTCGCCTACTGGATAACCGTAGCAGCGCCCATGCAGTGGGGCAGTGACCTGCCAACCCTGTTCCTGGCCGGGGCCATCGCCATCTGTGCCATGATCCTGCCGGGTATCTCGGGCAGTTTCATCCTGCTGCTGCTCGGCCTCTATTCGGTGGTGCTTGGGGCGGTGAAGGAGCTCGATCTACTGGTTCTGGCGGTTTTTGCCAGTGGCTGTCTGGTTGGTATTCTCAGCTTCGCACGTCTGCTCAGTTGGCTGTTGTCGCGCTGGCGTGATCTGAGCCTGGCGTTTCTGACGGGGCTGATGTTGGGTTCTCTGAACAAGGTCTGGCCCTGGAAGGAGGTCGTGAGCTGGCGTCTCGACAGCAAGGGCGAACAGGTGCCGCTTCTGGAGAGTAATCTGTTGCCGGGCCAGTTTGCCGACATCAGTGGCCAGGATCCGCAGCTTTTGTTGGCCGTGGTACTGGCTGTCGGCGGTATCGCACTGGTGCTGGGGCTGGAGTGGTTGGCCAGCCGTCTGTCAGCCGACAGTGCCCGTGATCAATAA
- a CDS encoding peptidoglycan DD-metalloendopeptidase family protein, translating into MSWTVLLVPVRAAAVFRLPLALLAASALAGCVSSPPGGVQVVDRGHNQGAAPVVQRQPVRNGHYVVQRGDTLYSIAFRFGWDWKALAAHNGLRDPYLIRVGQTIRFDNRPVGSSQPVVARAPAATVVTPPAQSRPPAVTAPPAAQPARPPVANTPATTPVTPVSRSASGWSWPTQGTVISRFSSNGSLNKGIDIAGELGQPVLAASDGSVVYAGSGLRGYGELIIIKHSDTYVSAYGHNRRLLVREGQQVKAGQSIAEMGSTGADRVKLHFEIRRQGKPVDPLQYLPRR; encoded by the coding sequence GTGAGTTGGACCGTCCTTCTCGTGCCAGTGCGTGCAGCTGCAGTCTTCCGACTGCCGCTCGCGTTGCTTGCCGCCTCAGCGTTGGCCGGTTGTGTCAGTTCGCCTCCGGGTGGCGTGCAGGTTGTCGATCGCGGGCATAACCAGGGGGCGGCTCCGGTAGTGCAGCGTCAGCCCGTACGCAATGGGCACTATGTCGTGCAGCGCGGCGATACCTTGTATTCCATTGCGTTTCGCTTCGGTTGGGACTGGAAGGCGCTGGCCGCACACAATGGTCTGCGTGATCCGTACCTGATCCGTGTTGGCCAGACTATTCGCTTCGATAACCGCCCTGTAGGCAGCAGTCAGCCGGTCGTTGCGCGGGCGCCTGCAGCCACCGTCGTTACTCCGCCTGCGCAGAGCCGTCCGCCGGCTGTCACGGCACCGCCTGCCGCACAGCCTGCCCGCCCGCCTGTGGCCAATACGCCTGCCACCACACCGGTGACTCCGGTAAGCCGTTCTGCCAGTGGCTGGTCCTGGCCGACGCAGGGCACTGTGATCAGTCGCTTCTCCTCAAACGGTAGTTTGAATAAAGGCATTGATATCGCAGGGGAATTAGGACAGCCTGTTTTAGCTGCGTCTGATGGGTCGGTTGTATATGCCGGGAGTGGTTTGCGGGGCTACGGCGAGTTGATCATCATCAAGCACAGCGACACCTACGTAAGTGCTTACGGTCATAACCGCAGGTTGTTGGTACGGGAGGGGCAGCAGGTCAAAGCCGGGCAAAGCATTGCTGAAATGGGGTCCACAGGGGCCGACCGGGTGAAGCTGCACTTCGAGATTCGCCGCCAAGGTAAGCCTGTCGATCCACTGCAATACCTGCCACGTCGTTGA
- the rpoS gene encoding RNA polymerase sigma factor RpoS, producing MALIKKEAPEFDVDDELLLLEPGSVFGEIQGDEVEAPVARTKTKAATPSKQHKHIDYTRALDATQLYLNEIGFSPLLTPEEEVHFARLAQKGDPAGRKRMIESNLRLVVKIARRYVNRGLSLLDLIEEGNLGLIRAVEKFDPERGFRFSTYATWWIRQTIERAIMNQTRTIRLPIHVVKELNVYLRAARELTQKLDHEPSAEEIANLLEKPVGEVKRMLGLNERVSSVDVSLGPDSDKTLLDTLTDDRPTDPCELLQDDDLSQSIDQWLSDLTDKQREVVVRRFGLRGHESSTLEEVGQEIGLTRERVRQIQVEALKRLREILEKNGLSSDSLFQ from the coding sequence ATGGCTCTCATAAAAAAAGAAGCGCCGGAGTTTGACGTCGACGATGAACTGCTCCTCCTGGAGCCGGGCAGCGTATTCGGCGAGATCCAAGGCGATGAGGTGGAAGCACCGGTCGCACGTACGAAGACCAAGGCCGCAACACCCTCCAAACAGCATAAGCACATCGACTACACCCGGGCGCTCGACGCCACTCAGCTTTACCTCAACGAAATCGGTTTCTCTCCCCTGCTCACTCCCGAAGAGGAAGTGCACTTCGCGCGTCTGGCGCAGAAGGGCGATCCGGCCGGGCGCAAACGCATGATCGAGAGCAACCTGCGGCTGGTCGTGAAGATCGCCCGACGTTACGTCAATCGTGGCCTTTCCCTGCTCGATCTGATCGAAGAGGGAAATCTCGGCCTGATCCGCGCCGTGGAGAAGTTCGATCCGGAGCGGGGGTTCCGTTTCTCGACCTACGCCACCTGGTGGATCCGCCAGACCATCGAACGTGCCATCATGAACCAGACGCGAACCATCCGTCTGCCGATTCATGTGGTCAAGGAGCTCAACGTTTACCTGCGTGCAGCGCGTGAATTGACCCAGAAGCTCGACCACGAGCCCTCTGCGGAAGAAATCGCCAACCTGCTGGAAAAACCGGTAGGGGAAGTCAAGCGTATGCTGGGTCTCAACGAGCGGGTGTCCTCGGTGGATGTCTCGCTCGGGCCGGACTCTGACAAGACACTGCTCGACACCCTGACGGATGATCGCCCGACCGATCCTTGCGAATTGCTGCAGGACGATGATCTGTCGCAGAGCATCGATCAGTGGCTATCGGACCTCACCGACAAACAGCGTGAGGTGGTGGTGCGCCGCTTTGGTTTGCGTGGCCATGAGAGCAGTACGCTGGAAGAGGTCGGGCAGGAAATTGGCCTGACGCGTGAGCGGGTCAGGCAGATTCAGGTCGAGGCGCTCAAGCGCCTGCGCGAAATCCTGGAGAAGAACGGTCTGTCCAGCGACTCTTTGTTTCAGTAG
- the fdxA gene encoding ferredoxin FdxA, which yields MTFVVTDNCVKCKYTDCVEVCPVDCFYEGPNFLVIHPDECIDCALCEPECPAQAIFSEDEVPEDMQEYIELNADLAEVWPNITEKKDSLPDAEEWDGVKDKLQYLER from the coding sequence ATGACCTTCGTCGTCACCGACAACTGCGTCAAATGCAAATACACCGACTGCGTGGAAGTCTGCCCGGTTGACTGCTTCTATGAAGGCCCGAATTTCCTGGTCATCCACCCGGACGAGTGCATCGACTGCGCCCTGTGCGAACCCGAGTGTCCGGCTCAGGCGATCTTCTCCGAGGACGAAGTGCCCGAGGACATGCAGGAATATATCGAGCTGAACGCAGACCTGGCCGAAGTCTGGCCGAACATTACCGAGAAGAAGGATTCGCTGCCGGACGCCGAAGAGTGGGATGGCGTGAAGGACAAGCTGCAGTACCTGGAGCGCTAA